The following DNA comes from Bacteroidota bacterium.
AGTATTCAAAACAATAGATGCTGGACTAACTGTCGGATTGGGTGTTCAATTATTACGAGGTTTTTCTATCGAAGCAAGAAATAATATCGGCCTCTCAGATATCTCAAAACTTCAAGAAATAAATAAAACATACTCTGGTAATTTATTGTTCGGAATTACATTCAATGTTAATCCCGGCTCTGGAAAAAAAATCTTAAAGAACATGTATAACATTGATGCGCCCCCAATATAATCCAAGTTCTAAAGCGTTTTTTTACAAAATTTCCAACCTGTGAGTTATGGTATTAAGACCAATCTGATGCCAACGCTACCACCTCTATTCCCAGGATTGCTGTAATTCCGAAAAGATGCTCGGCAATCCCCAGAATTAGCCCCCCAAAAACCACCACGGTAAATACGTTCAGTCCCATCTGTAGGTCCTTCAGGATTTTGTGTAGGACCTTTTTCATAGTATGCATTCTCATACCAATCACTACACCACTCTGACACATTCCCGCTCATATCATAAATTCCAAGTTCATTGGGCTGCTTCAGTCCAACGGCATGGATTCTATTTTCCCCATTTCCCAGGTACCAAGCTACTGCATCTATGTTATTGCTACCAGAAAAAATGTAGTTTTTACTTTTTAATCCGCCTTTTGCAGCGTACTCCCACTGCGCTTCATTAGGCAAGCGATAATCATTTCCTGTTCTTTCACTAAGCCAGTTGCAATAGGCACTGGCGTCATGCCAACTTACATGAACAACAGCCTGATCATTTTCGGTAAGGTCGCCCTTATATCTGCGGCCTTTATTATCATATTGCCAGGTAACTTTTTTTTGCTTTTTCCATTTCTTGCCCTTCATCACCCAACTCCAACCATCCTTTTCGGCATCAGTTTTTATTCCTGTCGCATCAACAAATTCCTTAAACTGCGCGACTGTCACTTCATATTTTCCCAAATAATAATTACTAAGCTCGATTCGGTGCTGCGTTTCATAGCTATTCCTTTCAACTTCAGAATATGGACTGCCCATTAAAAAATAGCCCCCATTTACTTTAACAAAAGTAAGATCATATTGATCAATTATTTCCTGTGGCATTGCATTCCATGCAGATTCAATGGCTTTTGCAATTGAATCTGCCTTGGCTTTCGCTGTCGAATCCGCCTTAAACTCCGCAATTGCCAACGCTTTAGCAATGTCTTCACGTTTAATCCTTTCTATAGAATCTGATTTTGCCTGTGCTAGAGCTTTAACTCTGGCTGCAATTTCAGCGTTTGCCCGGGCAATCGAATCATATTTGGCTTTCGCTTTCACAGCAGCTTTTTCATTTTCTGCTGCCTTCTCATTTGCAATCCTATTATTTCGGATTTTCAATAGGTCTATCTCATACAAGTCTTCAGTATTCAGGTCTTGTTCAATAACAGTATATTTAGAACTAAAAAAATCAGAATTATTTTCTGTACTGATGGCTTCAATTTTATAAACGCCCTTTATCAGATACACTTTCTTTATCCCACCATTCTCGACTATACCCTTATCTTCTCCGTCAATTTTAATTCTGCATCTAAGATTAGATGAAATTTTAAGTATAAATTTATTCGATGTGGCTTGCTGCGGACTCGTGTTATTATTTTGCTTCGGCTTATTCTCAGGAATTATTATCTGCGCATATAGCACACTGTTGAACAATAGACAAGCTATAGTCGCAAGACATTTTATTAAGATATTCCTGCTTTTCATTAAGAAAAATATTATTCCGCAATTCTCTCAGGCGGCCCTCAAAACTAACAGAATTATCAAAAGCAACCACCAATATTTCTGAAAAAAAGTTTTCTGTTTTACAGCAACGGGGGCCGGCCCTTCCGCTGTCGATACCGTCGTTATTATATTTTTTACTATTTTAAGATCACGGTCTGAAAGCGTATTGGTAAAAGATAAAAAGCAACAGTAGGTCATTTTATTGATCTGATATAACTGTACGATCATTTTTTTTGATGCACTATTATACGTGAGCAGCGTATATTGATTTATTGATGCCGCTTCCTCGCTTTCTTCAAGCAGCCCCGTTGCGCCGGTCATACCCGGAATCTCTGATGATAGCTTTTCAAAAAGCCTCGTTGTATCCTGCAAAGTTATTATCCCAAAAAAACAGTCACCTGCCGGATTTTCATATAAGCGACTATGTGTCACGGGCGAATTAGCATTCGTACTCCAGTTCTCAGGAACTGAAAACCTGAACGGCCCGTAAGTTTGCTCGATGTTTCGCGGTTGCGAAAAAGTGTTTACAAGACTGAAGCAAAATATCGCGAATGCAATAATTGATTTACTCATATCATTTGAATTAAAGCACTTATTGCCGGACTATTGGCATTTCGGTTTATTTCCTTTGATTCGCCTTATAGAGGACTTTGATTTATCCATATATTTTCCCTTAACCATCAAATAAAAAGCTTGTGGGCAATAATAATCTTTGCCATCGATTGTAATGAATCCGCTATTGTCTGTTTTTAGATAATAGCCATCCAACCCTTCGTGAAACACGAGCAGTGGAAACGACTCGTCAATTGAAATATACAGTTCGCCATTCTCTTCTTTTACACAGGTCAACTTAGTATAAGGTCGCAAATAAAGGATATCTGTTTTGATCTTGCCAAGCGCTTCGATGCGACAGTTCAATGGATTTACACTTTCCGCCACATTATAGGTGCCGCCTATCAGGAAACATTTGTACTGCGGACTGAACAACTGCAGATTTTTTAAATCAAGTTTACATTGATCAAATATTCTTTTATCGTTTGGCGCAAACTTGAAAATATTTTTGTTACAGGAAATTAATAGAACTGAAACAGCCACCAGAAAAAATAATTTTTTCATAAGACAGAGGTTTATAAGTATTGACATTAATATTTATTTACATTCAGGAGCATTTCCTTTCAACTTAATAATAATAGAGTGATGCTTGTCAACAAATTTCCCTTTAACATTTAAAAACACCTCGTTCAATACATAATATTCCTTCCCGGTCATTTTTATGAAACTATTCTTTTCAATATGGAAATAGCCATCTTTGGTCACCTTAAAAAGCACAGGAGAATACGCCTTATCAAGCGATACAAAAAGGCCGGTAGAGTCTGCTGATGTACAGGTTAATTTTGTATGCTTACGCAAAATTATTCGCTCATGGTAAACATCACTAATTCGCTCTATTGCACATGTTTTGGTATTGACACTTTCACCGGCGACCTTTCCGGGAAAAGGCATTGAGGGCATTGGAGATTTTTCATTAACAGCATTTCTGGAATCCTCAACCCCTGCAATGAAAATGCAATCGTAATCGGGACTGTAGAGTTGCAGACTTTTAATATCCATTTTGCTGCCTTCAAAAATCTTGCGGTCGCTCACGGTTAATTTATAAAACTTGCATGAAGTTAAAATTACTAATGCAAATAATAGAATGGATAACTTTTTCATTTTATATAAATTTAGTGTTAAATGTAAACAAAACTAATAAATATAAATATAGTATTACTTAATATTAACACACTATTTTCCCTTGGCGAGTCTGAAACCAGTCCCAGCCTCTGCTGTAGTTTGATCTGAGGTACCCCTCGATGCACAGCGCCCTCGCAGTGCCCCGATCAGGTAACTGCCACCTTTAACAACCCGCCCTGAGCCAATATCAGCACCGGGTGGATCTGCCTGTTTATCCGTCGTAAAATCGCCAAACCAATCGCTGCACCATTCCCACACGTTGCCGCCCATATCGTAAAGACCTAACTCATTAGGTTTTTTCATCCCTACAGGGTGAATTATATAATTACTATTCTCCGCCAACCATGCAACATCATTGAGTTTATTACTTCCCGGGTATTTATACTTTTTACTGAGGTTTCCTCCACGAGCTGCAAACTCCCATTCAGCTTCGGTTGGAAGGCGATAAGTTTGTCCGGTAAGCGCGTTTAGTTTGGCAATAAATTCCTGGGCATCATCCCAACTAACATTTTCTACAGGACAGTTATCACAGGCGGAGTTATTATCTACATCCACTCCCATTACAGCTTTCCATTGAGTGCGTGTAACTTCATATTTGCTGATATAAAAACTCCCGACGCTCACCTCATGCGCTGGCTTTTCACTTCCATAACAATTGGGCCATTGATCGGAAGTACAGCCCATGGTATATGTCCCACCTTCCACCACTACCATATTATCAGAGAGCTCTTTCAGCATCACATTAAGGCGGGCCTTATCCTTCTCTAGCTCTTCGTTTGCTTTGCGCTGTTCTTCTTCGGCATCGAGTTGTGAATATTTCTGCTGTTGTGCTAGATATTCTGCATCCTTTTTCGCTTCGATATCGGCTTTTTCTTTTTCGAGGCGGGCTTCTGTTACTTTGGCAATATCAATGCCGAGCAGCTTCTCGGAATTGATATCTTCCTGTACGACGGTATATTTCATATAAAAAATATCGCGGCTGTCTTCTGTACTTTTGGCTTCTAGCAGAAACTCCCCTTTCGGCAAATAAATCTTTTTTATAACATTGGCCTGTGCAAGACCCTTATCTTCGGTATCGATCGTAATTATACAATTTTTATTCGCCAGAATCTTCAGCGTAAGTTTATTTAGATTTTCTGGCTGCGAGTTGGTCGGCTTATTATTTTGTTTCGGTTTGTTCTCCGGTATAATTATCTGTGCCTGCACCGCAAGCGGTATAAGAAGGTGCAGTATAAAAATGAGATTAATTAATTTGATTTTTATTTTCATGCTTGAACTATTTTTTTTAATAATAATACTGTGAGTGCACAGAGGTAAACTTTCGGCTATACAACTCCTCACCTCTTTTCCTCACACGTTCTAAAAAGGTTACTGACCTTATGCAATTAGCCTAAGTTACGGAGTCAATACAAGCCGAAGACCTATTGTCCCTACATTTTTTCCAGCCGGAACACCATACCGATTTGTTATACGATAATCCCTTTTCTGATCCCAACTAAAAGGATTTGAACCCCACCCACCCCTTACAGCATGTATTTTTTCCCTGTATTTGTCATTTATCCCCGATTGATTAATAGGCGTTAACTTTGCTGGAAAGTATACGTCTGAACAGAGTTCATCAACATTACCACACATATCGTAAATTCCCAGTTCATTAGGTGCAAACTGACCGACTCTATAATTAAATTTATTTTTTTGGTTTGTATCGGCTATGTCACAAATATTATTGCTTCCAGGGTATTTGTACCCTTTTGAATTATTTCCACCTCGTGCAGCAAATTCCCATTCAGATTCCATTGGCAATCTAAATTTTCGGCTTGTTATTAAATTCAATTTAGCAAGGAACTCCTGAACATCAAACCAATTCACCGATTCAACGGGACAGTCCTCGCAACCGTTCGTGAGAGAGTAGTTCCTACCCATTATTATTTCCCATTGTTTCTGTGTTAATTCAAATTTACTGATATAAAAATCTCCAACGGTAATAGGATGACTTGACTCTTCATCTTCTCGGCAATCCATATCACTTTTTGCCCTGCATCCCATCATAAATGTGCCACCCTGAACAAACACCATATTTGATTTAATTTCCTTCAAAATGTTATTATGGGCACTCTCTTTTTGTTCACTTGTTTTCAAGGTATCGGTCATTTTGTCCCAATCAATGTCATTGTTGCAATCATAACCGGTGAGATTTTTATATTTAATAAAATCAGATACTGCATTAACTTTATCCCCTAGCTTATAATATGTATATCCTCTCAATCTATAATTTATAGATAACCAAGGAAATGCTTCACGCTCCTCATCTTTAATTTTTGTAAAATCTGAAATTGCAAGCCGAAACTTGCCTTGAGCGTAGTATATCATCCCCCTGTCTACATATGCCCAGGTGTTCCCTGAATCAATGGACTTTGTAAAATCAACAAGAGCCATTCTTAGATTTCCCATCTGCTTGAAAATATTTCCCCGCTCCACGGTACAATAATAGCAATCAGGTTCCTGCTCAATTACTTTATCGTAATCTTTCAAAGCCATTTCATACATTCCTAGATCAGAGTAAATATCCCCTAGCTCGCGATAGCCTTCAAAATATTCTGGAGATATCTCAATGACTTTAGAATAATCCGCAATGGCAAGCTCGTATTTTCCCTGAAATTTATAAAACGCGCCCCGACCGAGGTAGGCTTCTATATATTGTGGATCAATTTCTATTGACTTCGAATAGTCGGCAATTGCCAAATCGTATAATTTTTGGTAAAAATATGCATCGCCACGCCCACAAAATGCTTTACTGCTTTTTGGATCAATTTCAATCAGCTTAGAGTAGTCCGCAATAGCAAGAGTATAATTATTTAGACTCATATATGCGTCACCACGATTCACATAAGCGTCAGTATAATTTGGATTGATGATAATAGCCTTAGTATAATCCGCTATTGCTGTATCGTACATGGCTTTATTATAGAA
Coding sequences within:
- a CDS encoding SUMF1/EgtB/PvdO family nonheme iron enzyme; the encoded protein is MKSRNILIKCLATIACLLFNSVLYAQIIIPENKPKQNNNTSPQQATSNKFILKISSNLRCRIKIDGEDKGIVENGGIKKVYLIKGVYKIEAISTENNSDFFSSKYTVIEQDLNTEDLYEIDLLKIRNNRIANEKAAENEKAAVKAKAKYDSIARANAEIAARVKALAQAKSDSIERIKREDIAKALAIAEFKADSTAKAKADSIAKAIESAWNAMPQEIIDQYDLTFVKVNGGYFLMGSPYSEVERNSYETQHRIELSNYYLGKYEVTVAQFKEFVDATGIKTDAEKDGWSWVMKGKKWKKQKKVTWQYDNKGRRYKGDLTENDQAVVHVSWHDASAYCNWLSERTGNDYRLPNEAQWEYAAKGGLKSKNYIFSGSNNIDAVAWYLGNGENRIHAVGLKQPNELGIYDMSGNVSEWCSDWYENAYYEKGPTQNPEGPTDGTERIYRGGFWGANSGDCRASFRNYSNPGNRGGSVGIRLVLIP
- a CDS encoding SUMF1/EgtB/PvdO family nonheme iron enzyme, yielding MKIKIKLINLIFILHLLIPLAVQAQIIIPENKPKQNNKPTNSQPENLNKLTLKILANKNCIITIDTEDKGLAQANVIKKIYLPKGEFLLEAKSTEDSRDIFYMKYTVVQEDINSEKLLGIDIAKVTEARLEKEKADIEAKKDAEYLAQQQKYSQLDAEEEQRKANEELEKDKARLNVMLKELSDNMVVVEGGTYTMGCTSDQWPNCYGSEKPAHEVSVGSFYISKYEVTRTQWKAVMGVDVDNNSACDNCPVENVSWDDAQEFIAKLNALTGQTYRLPTEAEWEFAARGGNLSKKYKYPGSNKLNDVAWLAENSNYIIHPVGMKKPNELGLYDMGGNVWEWCSDWFGDFTTDKQADPPGADIGSGRVVKGGSYLIGALRGRCASRGTSDQTTAEAGTGFRLAKGK
- a CDS encoding tetratricopeptide repeat protein is translated as MRFKTYYFTVLFLLLHGLTNAQIIIPDNKPKQNNNTNPQPANTDNKLVLKISPNLKCKIKVDGEDKGIVDAGGIKKVYLQKGEFKIEAISTENVLDIFVTKYTVEEKDINSERLYEIDLEKLRETRLDNEKLQLKAKIDELIKNGNTYTSQGNYEKAIIEFSKVILLDPQNPISYNNRANSYNSLKIYDLAIKDYSIAIELNPNDPIYYNNRAVSFNDQGKYDLAIADFSKVIELLPTFIYAYIGRGDAYNSQGKYDLAIADYSQIISVNQNSAEAFASRGNTYYEQGNYDLAIKDCTKAIEIDPQYSWAFNIRGIAFYNKAMYDTAIADYTKAIIINPNYTDAYVNRGDAYMSLNNYTLAIADYSKLIEIDPKSSKAFCGRGDAYFYQKLYDLAIADYSKSIEIDPQYIEAYLGRGAFYKFQGKYELAIADYSKVIEISPEYFEGYRELGDIYSDLGMYEMALKDYDKVIEQEPDCYYCTVERGNIFKQMGNLRMALVDFTKSIDSGNTWAYVDRGMIYYAQGKFRLAISDFTKIKDEEREAFPWLSINYRLRGYTYYKLGDKVNAVSDFIKYKNLTGYDCNNDIDWDKMTDTLKTSEQKESAHNNILKEIKSNMVFVQGGTFMMGCRAKSDMDCREDEESSHPITVGDFYISKFELTQKQWEIIMGRNYSLTNGCEDCPVESVNWFDVQEFLAKLNLITSRKFRLPMESEWEFAARGGNNSKGYKYPGSNNICDIADTNQKNKFNYRVGQFAPNELGIYDMCGNVDELCSDVYFPAKLTPINQSGINDKYREKIHAVRGGWGSNPFSWDQKRDYRITNRYGVPAGKNVGTIGLRLVLTP